The nucleotide window atgatgaattaaatagttttacacttgaaaaaattggttaaataagTAGTAATTtgtgttaattgataaaaaagtaGTGGGTTGAGTTATAATCAtgtaatataattttcttttatttttggttTCAGGAGTGGCACCACCATCGTTCGTAGCTATTCAGGCTGGTCAAACTCTACATACGCTAACGTCAACCAGTGATGCCTGGTCTTGGACCTCAGTTACCATGCTGACCCTCTTTGCTCTGATCTCACTAGTCCCTGTATTACTTAAACAGAGGCTAAGAGAGAAGTTTGAATGAATTCACTTATTTATTtctagttaatttattttagaaaatataattgggtattaattagtaagtaataataaaataaaagtaatggtatgtaataaaagttttgtacATTCCATGAAAGTCTTTTTAATAATTGATTGAATACATtagaatctattttttttaacaatatgaGCCTACATGTGCTATGAAAGTTTCATTTCCTATTGAAGGTTGGACCACAGGCCTCCAGTACCACCAATTATACCACactgaaaagaaaaattgatactGAATTATGTGGTTAAGTATTAATAATTAATCCCTTAATTACTATTAcaattattactaaaaaaatcaCAATACTGTGATATTGCTTGGAATGCAAAGATGctactttaatttaaattacaggacttacctatttaagattattatcaatagttaaggatttatatattatttacatcaATGATAATGTAAAACTTACATAAATATGATTGTTTTAATTCCATCCTAAAAGATTTACATTGATGTTTGCATTCTTCAGCTGGTTTTAAATCAATAATTCTTGAACCACTCAGTGCAAGCAGAAAAGAATAATTGCACTCTGTATCTGGTATATGAAATTTGTCATGGTTGGAGTCAATTATTATGAACCTCTCTGTACTTTGACCAAATTTTGGTACAACTTTAGGCCTGGGGATGACTTGCCGTAATATTCTTGCTGCATTATAGTTATTGAATTTCctgaatagaaaaatataatacaataagTAATGGTGcaagcttgcatcccagaaatcaattttaaaatctgttttagactaAGACTAGGGACAAAGCTAGAAAATCACGCATAATTTATTATCTACAATGCAAAAATATTGCTTAGAAAAAAATGTGCCAATGAAGAAAAGAATTACTTAATTTGTTTACTAAGTTTATATACTGTCTAGGATAATCATAAAATGTGACTTACCACAAGTAAAGATTTTCCTTTAATAAATCAGAACCAAAAACGTCTTGTGGTGTCCAATAATACTGGTTGTTTATTAACATTTTAGGGCTTTCCTTGTCAAACAAGTTCTTATGTCTAAGatataattttttcaatttattcaaGTTTATTTCGTTTTGATCAGTCTGAAAAGAATTAATGTGTAATATAGCAATAGgctatttaatttcaaatttattaAGCAAcatcttaatattattaaatgtctTGACTCTTGAGTTAATTACTCCAACTTAAGAGTTCTCTTCAAGGGCCACACATCTGCGTTTAGCAGAGTAATcagtttgtttttaaatttatagactagcagtAGGCTttaatcagacttgctggcaagtggcgatgcagcctaagatgcatCTTCGTATGCCGGATTTATTGATGGGAAAAAATTATATTGTGatttatccataataatatgattggtCTGTTGGAAGTTGATAGGCACCCTAGGGACAACTTCTGTTGTACACTATCCCTAAATTAAACCCAAATTATAGATCTTCTGTTTGCAGGTACACTGTCTTCCACTTGAGAATTTCACAGCTCCCCTGTCAGTTCACCAAGAAATGTGACcagcccactgccacttcagcatGCTAGTCCGGAGATTGAGTTCTTTGGTGAATCACTTGAGCAGCATGAATACCTTGTAGATAAATGGAGCAGTCTGTTGCTTGTGAACTGGCTGTGGGTTGAACACCTCTCCAACATTGTTTACAGTGCTGCACGGCCAGCAGTCCATGTCAACCACTGTGAAGTATGGGTTTTGTATCAAACATGTTTCTTGGTATAATTCTGAAAATAGTAAAGTGAGTAAGGTACCGATATATCAGTTAAATCAGCCTTGCAATTAAATTGTCAAAAAATTCGTCAAATGCGAGCAGGACTCACATataaagggttctgtaccattgtacaagaaataacacttttttttaattttcgtggtggtcgttttgaaatttttcatgttatagcagcaataaaaattaacaaattaatagAAGAAAATACATTCTGTGAAGTTTTCAGGAGATTCAGGAggattacaattttaaatagatACTTACCAGTTAAAGCAGGGAATAATGAAATGAATGGAATTGTAAATTTCCTCAACATCCTCAAGCCAGGATAGATATAATCCTGCATCTTACAGACCATACATCCATATATAGTTTTGAAGTTATAAGTTATTAATATTAGGATACTAAGGCACAAAAGCACTAGCAgtatattcttaaaaaacctgTGGCGATTTTTCGAAACATTATTtgtattgatttttaaatcttctaagcttttaaaatacatttttttaaactcgTCTTCTTTAATTCCTGCACTGATGCTTTCCTTTTTCAGTTTGTTGATAGATTTGGAATATTCTTGTAATATTTCCTGATTCGTCATGctgtaaataagtattttaatttttacttttctttacatgaatatgttaattgttattttttaattcgaaCATGTGTTTACATTTTACAATGTCATGTCATCCACTTTATCACCAAAATGTCACCTTGTGCTGTCACCTCTGTCACGTTTGACAATTATTAGACAGAGGTCATAGATTATCTCCCATTTATACCCATCACAGATGAATAACTGgtcattttttttatagaattttaCGATTATGAGAGTTGGTGTTTTTggacatatttaattttatagattAAATACAGATTGAATAATACACTGGATACAAAAAGTTCATTTGCTCAGAAGTCAAAACGCTTGGGTTGCTTGAGTCCCTAGATCCGTTGGTTAAAATTTCTACCGTGGAAACTTAGTTATCAGTGTTCGCACTCGTAATGGGAATATTTTTTCATATCACTGAGGTACTGcttgatgtaggtaggtacaactaaATCTTTCAACAAAACCCAGGCTATTTCAATGGTAGGGCAGAATTATATGAGACGTAAAATTGGCGAATATTCGTAATATTTcgaatgaataattttatttaacaaagcTAGAATACTTAGGTTTCACACTTAGTATTGACGTAATGCTAGTGTACCTAATCAGCAGGCAAATACCGacttaatatgtaggtacctcggtaggtataaaaatattacatacctacatacttagatacatacctacctacgttaacCGATCATTATCAGAAACACGTCTACCATTCTATaacttaaataggtaagtaatttataacaatcgTAATCGTACGTATAGGTACATAGGCACCTACTTACGTAAGCATTTTGTTTCATTTCCTAGTTTTTCTATTAAATGCtctagctaggtaggtacttaacataGCCACAAATTAATGACACGATAAGATAAGACGAAGAGTTCGAGTCTTCCGATAACACTGGATggatgtaaataatattatgtacttacctaatacatAGAGTCGTCAATACGACGTCATGCACGATCGGAGACGTTTACTTTGATATTACTCGTCGACCATAGTTAAATCGAGTGTTGAAAATGATTGGCCTGCAGTGAAGTGTGTGACTAAGTATTTACgtagttaaaaaatatgtttgtacAGTGTTTGAGAAAATGCTCGGAGGCGGGATACTAAATGGAGGTTGACGAGAGATCGCAAGGTGCGACTTGGCGCTGGCCGGTTCTCGTCTCGGTCATTGTTCTAAACGTACGTATTGTTTTCAGCAACATACCTATATCATTACAAGGAAAACCAAATAATTATCCTACATTGATTATAGTGGAAATTTTTCAATTGCTGTTCGTCCAGAGTCCATAATAAAATAGCACCATTATGCACCATAAAACaagcaaaaatattatacttaataagtacctaggtagcgATATAGTTCAAAAGAAGTCTTAATAGCTCAATGATGTCGAATAGGTAGTAAGTTCAAATCCCACCAGCTTTCGTACCTACGCTGTAACTAGGTAGGCACTTTTTTTATTGACGCGATCGGGTTATATGGGGGTTTTACCCATTAAACCGGTCTCGGCACTCaccctcagcgcatattaaggTGGAAgctagtcgatactagagctaatttcttaaactggaccttttcaagtaaacatttttatataaacctgtgaggatgatactgccattggcgccatcaaaataccataagcctactttgtcgtattagtttactaATTGCGAtaaatcaaatgaaatttgaatttcgcgggcagacccgtgccaTGCACCTTTAAGACCTTGCGTGTGTGCGCTGCACACCCTGCAGCATACGTAAAACTGCACTGGCTCCGGCAAGAGGGTACTAGTTATTATAGTCACGTTTAACGTccataatttgaaaaaaaaaaaccagaagaGTAAGTCGGCACAGGCTTTGTTCAGCCTGAACgaggtacttacctatctagtTAAATGAAAGTATTTTTCTAGACAGGCCTAAGCTCCATGCATCGATGAATGAGATAAAAGGATTCACGAAAGATGAACGTGTTGTACATGAGAACTAGCTccctatgaaataaaaatttgacgCGCGACGAAAGGCACTCTGTTCAAAGAGTAAATGTAATACTCGTATGACTCCTT belongs to Maniola jurtina chromosome 6, ilManJurt1.1, whole genome shotgun sequence and includes:
- the LOC123866244 gene encoding uncharacterized protein LOC123866244 isoform X1, with translation MLTMTNQEILQEYSKSINKLKKESISAGIKEDEFKKMYFKSLEDLKINTNNVSKNRHRFFKNILLVLLCLSILILITYNFKTIYGCMVCKMQDYIYPGLRMLRKFTIPFISLFPALTELYQETCLIQNPYFTVVDMDCWPCSTVNNVGEVFNPQPVHKQQTAPFIYKTDQNEINLNKLKKLYLRHKNLFDKESPKMLINNQYYWTPQDVFGSDLLKENLYLWKFNNYNAARILRQVIPRPKVVPKFGQSTERFIIIDSNHDKFHIPDTECNYSFLLALSGSRIIDLKPAEECKHQCKSFRMELKQSYLLWYNWWYWRPVVQPSIGNETFIAHVGSYC
- the LOC123866244 gene encoding uncharacterized protein LOC123866244 isoform X2, with protein sequence MTNQEILQEYSKSINKLKKESISAGIKEDEFKKMYFKSLEDLKINTNNVSKNRHRFFKNILLVLLCLSILILITYNFKTIYGCMVCKMQDYIYPGLRMLRKFTIPFISLFPALTELYQETCLIQNPYFTVVDMDCWPCSTVNNVGEVFNPQPVHKQQTAPFIYKTDQNEINLNKLKKLYLRHKNLFDKESPKMLINNQYYWTPQDVFGSDLLKENLYLWKFNNYNAARILRQVIPRPKVVPKFGQSTERFIIIDSNHDKFHIPDTECNYSFLLALSGSRIIDLKPAEECKHQCKSFRMELKQSYLLWYNWWYWRPVVQPSIGNETFIAHVGSYC